In Sporichthyaceae bacterium, a single window of DNA contains:
- a CDS encoding alpha/beta hydrolase: MTVGDGAVGNERGAGTMPEARLRAVEDDWASTFAVQHLTVHGHRRAFIKAGNGPALVLLHGIGASSATWSGLIPMLTERFTVIAPDLLGHGASDAPRADYSVAAYACGVRDLLALLGVERATVVGHSLGGAIAAQLTYQHPELVERLVLEAAGGVARELHPALRLAALPGAEQVLPLLNNPLGRRMTRLALRALRGPVGGLTTDADQMLETLDAMTTAGKRAAFCRTLRASCDMSGQAASLLEYCYLAEAVPTMIVWGECDPVLPVAHAHAASVAMPAARLELFPGTGHFPHRADPVRFLQVLTDFMTSTPAAEHSAGAWRERLRRGGCVVPDSTADAVAPVV, from the coding sequence GTGACCGTGGGGGACGGTGCCGTCGGCAATGAACGGGGGGCCGGGACGATGCCAGAGGCCAGGTTGCGCGCCGTCGAGGACGACTGGGCGAGCACGTTCGCGGTGCAGCACCTCACGGTGCACGGTCATCGAAGAGCCTTCATCAAAGCGGGCAACGGACCCGCGCTGGTGCTGCTGCACGGTATCGGCGCGAGCTCGGCGACCTGGTCGGGGTTGATTCCGATGCTCACCGAGCGGTTCACCGTGATCGCGCCCGACCTCCTCGGGCACGGCGCCTCGGATGCCCCCCGCGCGGACTACTCGGTGGCCGCCTACGCCTGCGGTGTTCGGGACCTGCTCGCCCTGCTCGGCGTGGAGCGGGCCACCGTGGTCGGGCATTCCCTCGGTGGCGCGATCGCCGCCCAACTGACCTACCAGCACCCGGAGTTGGTCGAACGACTGGTGTTGGAGGCCGCCGGCGGCGTGGCCCGCGAGCTGCACCCCGCGCTGCGGCTGGCCGCGCTGCCCGGCGCCGAGCAGGTGTTGCCGCTGCTCAACAACCCGCTGGGGCGGCGCATGACCCGCCTCGCGCTGCGTGCGCTGCGCGGCCCGGTCGGCGGACTGACCACCGATGCCGACCAAATGCTGGAAACGTTGGACGCCATGACCACCGCGGGCAAGCGGGCCGCGTTCTGCCGCACGCTGCGCGCCAGCTGTGACATGTCCGGGCAGGCCGCCAGCCTGCTCGAATACTGCTACCTGGCCGAGGCGGTGCCCACCATGATCGTGTGGGGCGAGTGCGACCCGGTGCTGCCGGTGGCGCACGCGCACGCCGCCTCGGTGGCCATGCCGGCCGCTCGGCTGGAGTTGTTCCCCGGCACCGGTCATTTCCCGCACCGCGCGGACCCCGTGCGTTTCCTGCAGGTCCTCACCGATTTCATGACCAGCACACCTGCCGCGGAACACTCCGCCGGGGCCTGGCGCGAGCGACTGCGACGCGGCGGCTGTGTAGTTCCTGACAGCACTGCGGACGCCGTCGCGCCGGTGGTCTGA
- the pyrE gene encoding orotate phosphoribosyltransferase, which yields MSARDELQKLITERAVVHGKVVLSSGREADYYVDLRRITLDGQAAPLVGHVMLEATAHLDYEAVGGLTLGADPVAAAMLHAAATQGRVLDAFVVRKEGKAHGLQRRIEGPDVAGRRVLAVEDTSTTGGSVLTAVQALREAGAEVVGVAVIVERGARSAIEAEGLPYVAAYELADLGLT from the coding sequence GTGAGCGCCCGTGACGAACTGCAGAAGCTGATCACCGAACGCGCCGTGGTGCACGGCAAGGTGGTGCTGTCCTCCGGCCGGGAGGCCGACTACTACGTCGACCTGCGCCGGATCACGCTGGACGGGCAGGCCGCGCCGCTGGTCGGCCACGTCATGCTGGAGGCCACCGCGCATCTGGACTACGAGGCCGTCGGCGGCCTGACATTGGGCGCCGACCCGGTCGCCGCCGCGATGCTGCACGCCGCCGCCACGCAGGGCCGGGTGCTGGACGCGTTCGTGGTGCGCAAGGAGGGTAAGGCCCACGGCCTGCAGCGGCGCATCGAGGGTCCGGACGTGGCCGGGCGCCGGGTGCTCGCCGTCGAGGACACCTCGACGACCGGCGGCTCCGTGCTCACCGCAGTTCAGGCCCTGCGCGAGGCGGGCGCCGAGGTGGTGGGCGTGGCGGTCATCGTGGAACGCGGTGCCCGGTCGGCGATTGAGGCCGAGGGACTGCCGTACGTCGCGGCCTACGAATTGGCGGATCTCGGTCTGACCTGA
- a CDS encoding FKBP-type peptidyl-prolyl cis-trans isomerase, translating to MSFDDRPEIDFPGGEPPADLVITDLKVGDGAEATSGATVSVHYVGVAFSTGEEFDASYNRGKPLNFRLGAGQVISGWDQGVAGMKVGGRRKLVIPPHLAYGDRGAGGAIKPGETLIFVVDLLAC from the coding sequence ATGAGCTTTGACGACCGGCCCGAGATCGATTTCCCCGGTGGCGAACCGCCCGCGGATCTGGTGATCACCGACCTCAAGGTGGGCGACGGCGCGGAGGCCACGTCCGGCGCCACTGTCTCGGTGCACTATGTCGGCGTTGCCTTCTCCACCGGCGAGGAATTCGACGCCAGCTACAACCGCGGCAAACCGCTGAACTTCCGCCTCGGCGCCGGCCAGGTCATCTCCGGCTGGGACCAGGGCGTGGCCGGCATGAAGGTCGGCGGGCGGCGGAAATTGGTGATCCCGCCGCACCTGGCCTATGGCGACCGCGGCGCGGGCGGCGCGATCAAGCCGGGCGAGACGCTGATCTTCGTCGTCGACCTGCTCGCCTGCTGA